The genomic window GACCACCTCGGAAACCTTCCATTCCCATCCGCCGACCAGTAAAGGCGGCTACATCAAACTCACTGAAGCCACGAGGGCGGCCGCGGTGGCCTTGGGGGACGCTTCCCTGCGAGGCGTGCGGGAAATGCGGATTGAGAATGGGGGGGAATTCTCCGAACGTGATTTCGACGCCGGCCCAGGCTATCTCATCACCAACGGCCGGCTGTTGTTCCAGAACGGCCGTGGCAAAAAGCACCGGCGTGACTTGGGGCCGATTGAAGCGCAAGCGTTAGGGGCACGTGCGCTTGCGCGGGCCGAATAGTGAGCACCGAGCGGAAGGGGGGCTCATGCTAACCGGCTGATACCAGCAGTTCAGTGTGATCTGAAATTCCTCTCCACCCACAGAGATCGTCTGGGACAAATTGCCGTTGTATCCGCTCGATGACCCACCCGGAATGTTCAACTCCAGTGCTTGCGTATCGCCGTTGTTTGTCAGCACGACTTTTGCGAACGCGGGCGGCATGAGGCCGGCACTTGTCGTTTCAACCCGATACAGTCCCAAGCTGCTGGGTGGCGTGGACCACGCAGCAGGCCAGCCAGACGAATAGCTACACACGCTCGATTGGTAGTTGCCGGCGTCGTTGGTAAACAGGCACACGCTGGCGAAGTTGACCGCCAAGCCGCTTGACGAGGACACCGGCGACCAAGGTCCAGTGCAGGCGTTGGGTGCGCAGGTGTTCACCACGTTGCGCGTGGCGCCCGTGTCGGCCCAGGCCGACCAGGCGCCCACCGTGGCAGGCGGCAGCGAGGTGGTGCCAGCGGGGCAGTTGTAGGAAATACCGCGGCTCCGCGATTGCTCACGCTCCCAGCTGCGCGTGCCGTATTGGCCGGCGGCGCAGCTGCTGGGCGTGGCCACCCACTGCGCTTCCGACTGCGTCGACGGCGCCGGGCAGTTCACGCACGTGCTGCCCGTGACCGTCCAGGCGGTCCAGGGGCTCACGGTTTCGCGCGGAGCGTCCCACGCTTCGGGGCAATCGAACGTGTGCTGGGCGGTGCGCCCTTCCGTCACCGCACCAAACTGGCCTGCCGCACACGCGACGCTACGCGCTTCCGATTGCGTCCACGCGGGCGGCACCACGCACGCGGCCACCGTGGTGGGGGGCGTGACCGGCGGCGGGGTCACTGCTGGCGGCGTCGTGGTGGTCACGCTCGACGGCGGCGGTGCCGGCGGCAGGAGCGGCGGCGGCGGGGCAACCGGTGGAGCGGTCAGCGCTGGAGCAATCGGGGCCGCAGGACCCACTGGGCCCGCAGGGCCGACCGGGCCACCGATGGGCGGCGAGGTAGGAGGCGAAACCGACGGAGGAGCAGGCGGCAGAACGAGAGCCGGGGCGGCCACGGCCGTGCCGGCCACCAGGCCGGAGTGATACACAAACTCCATCGTGGCCGTGTCGGCCTGGCCGCATGCAGCAGCCGCTGCGCTGGGGTTGAGCTGCCCACCGTCGTAGACGCTCACCCCTTCGACGCGAATGTCATAGGCGTCGCGCGAGACGGCGGCCGCCAGGCGGGGGCACACGTCAGCAGGGGCGAACGGATACACGACCACGAACCCATCCGCCGCGGCTTTGACCGCGTGGGGTGCGATGGTCACCGACGTGCCCCAGGAGGTGCGGAGCGTGTCGCCTTCGACCATGCGGGTCGGCGCCAATCCGTCCTCAACCACCCGAGACGCGCTCACGCCCTGGAAACTGCCAAGCAGGCCAAACGACTGGTCCACGGCCGTGGACAGGTCACGCAGATTGTCCTGCTCGCGCTTGGCCTGGGCGGCGGCCGAGGCCGGAGAGAGAACCAGATAGATGCCCAGGGAGAGCGCGGACAGCGCGCCCAGGGTCAGCAGGGTTTCAACGAGGCCGAAGCCGTTGGCGCGGCGCTTGTGCTTGTTCTTCATGGGAGCCTCGGGGGAATGCGCTCGGACCAGTCCATCCAGTCCGCGACTTCTTGAGCCGCGGCCTGGTAGGTCGCATGGGTGCGGGTCACCGACAGATGACCGTTGGGGAAGTAGAGGCGCACGACGTAGACCAATGCGCCGTCCACAGCCAGGGCTTCGTCCACCACGGCGCGGCGGAAGCCGTCGGCATGTGGTGGAACGCGCCTCATTGTTTCGCCGCCTTTCGAGAGGCCGCACGGGCTTCTAGGTGGTCAAGGCCCTTGCGTCGCAGCCGGTCGCGGCCTTGCGGTTGTTGTGCGAGTTGTTCGGAAACGGCCAGCAGCGCGCCGACGATTTCCGCCTCGTTCCACTCGTCCACACCTGCAGCGATGACGAGGCCACCCAGCTCAATCTTGCGGTGCGCGTCGGCGCGCCTATCGGCTTCGCGTTGCTTGAGTTCGGCGCGGCGGCGTTTCCGCTGCTCTTCGCGTTCGGCCAGGAGCAGTTTGGCTTGCTCCTTCGCCACCGCTTCAATCATGCGATCCAGTTTTAGCTTTCGCTTCTCAACATCTGACACGACCCACGCTCACAAAAGCCTTGATAAACCATGCAAGCAGAAATCGCGCGGAGCGCAAGGGGGGCAACGCCCCAATCGATGGCGCGAGCGGATAGCGAGCGCCGCTCTTGCTTTGGCTAAAAAGTTGACAGCTTTTGCGTGCATGGGAACCTGAAACGGGGGGCCAGCGAGCGCAGCGAGCAGCCCCGGTTCTCTGCGGTTCGAAGGGGCGATTTTCGCCCCGAAGAAAACAGCAAGAGCGCACTTATGGTTTCGCTTCGCGAAACCGTGCGGTCAGGGGCTACGCCCCCGACACCCCGGCGCGCTTCGCACGCCTGCCCCCCAATGCTCGCCCCCAGAGGGGGCTGCGCTTCCGTCGTTGTTGGGGTTTTCAGGTAGTGGCGATTTACTCGGTCCAGGTGAAAAGTCTTAGCCGTGGGAAGGGCGACAGCGCGACCGCTGCCGCTGCTTACCGCGCTGGCCTGTGCTTGGACGACCCCAGCGGCGCGCGCCACGACTACAGCAAGAAAGGCGGTGTTCTGTCGGTGGACATGCTGGCACCCGATGGCGCGCCCGCGTGGGCCACGGATCCGCGGCAGCTTTGGGCCAAGGTCGAAGGCCACGAGACGCGGAAGAACGCGCGCGTTGCGCGTGAGGTGCTGGTGGCCTTGCCGCACGAACTGGACCCCGAGCAGCGGCGCGGCCTGGCTAAAGACCTGGGGCAATTGCTGGTCGAACGCTACGGCGTTGCCGCCCAGGTCGCGCTCCACGCACCCGACAAAGGCGGAGACAACCGCAACTTTCACGCGCACATACTCATCACCCCGCGCCAGGTGGGCCCGGATGGCTTCGGCAACAGTGCGGCGAAAGTCCTGGACGAATTCAAGGCAGGGGCGCAGGAACTGAAAGACCTACGGGCCGCCATCGGCGCGCGTATCAATGCCGCCCTAACCGCCGCTGGCGTTGCCTCGCGCGTGGACCACCGGCGCCTTGTGGACCAGAAAGCCGAGGCAGCCCAACGCGGCGATTTCGGCGCGGTCGCCCAATTGGACCGCGTGCCGACTAAACACGAGGGCAAGGCCGTCACCCAGGCCCGCCGCCGGGGCGAACGCCTGCCCAGGGCAAAGCGCAACGACCGAGCAAGAACGGCCAGTGAGCGCCGCTTCAACCAGCACACCCGCAGATTTGAAGACCTCAAGGCCAAGGCGGCCGCCGACGGCCGCTTGCAGCTGGTGGACGAGCAAGCCCTACACGCGCGCGCCTTGTTGGAGCGACGCAAGGAGGGCGCCCAGCGGCTGCGAACTGCCGCCATGGCCCAGGCCACCCCTAACAGCCCCACGCCAAAGGCCGCCGTCCTGGCGCGTGCAAAGCGTCCCGCTTCGCACAAGGCCGGGGCATCCATGCCCCGGCGGGCGGCTGGCGCCGCTGGTCAGCAGGGGAAGGGGTCGGCAGCCGTCGAGCGCGCAGCCCGAGGGAAAGATCGTGTCCAGGTGGAGAACGTCGTGGTGCAAGAAGCCGCCAAGCAGCTTGAAGAATTGATTGCCGAAATGCTGGCCCGCGCCAGGCGAGCCCTCCAGCAGCCAGAAGCAACCCCATGGCAGCGGGCCACCGCGCGCACCCTGCTTGAAACCCATGACGCCGCAGGCGAGGCCCGGGAGGCATGGCGCCGAACGGTCGAGGAGCGAAAGCAAGCGCGGGAAGCGGTTCGCCGTGCCCGTGCCGACCGGGGGCACTACGGGCCGCCGGCAGATGACCCCTTCAGCCGAATGCGCAGAGCCCTGGGCCATCCCACGGCGCACGACCGCCAGGCCTTGGACGCCGCTGAAACCGTGAAGCGGGCGAAGGTTGCCGAGGCCCAGGCCAAGGCGGATCGCGATGCCGCCAGCCGGCAGCGTCAGCAAGCAGAAGCCGTTGCCGAAAAGGCGCGGGCCCAGTTCGCCCAGGCCTTTGGCATGCCCGTGCCCCGCTTCGACGCGAAACCCCCGCAGCAACCCGAGCCCGCGCCCACGTTGGCCCCGGGCGTGGAGCCGACACCTGGGCGGACGTCCCTCCAGGAACGACAAAGGCCGCGCATGCGCTAGGGGTATGCAAGGGCGGCGGCGCTGAATAGGATCCGGCCATGGCCGAGACCGACTTTAGCGACTTCATCCGCGCGAACTACGAGCTCCACGAATGGCGGCACGCTGTCGCCATCCTCAAGTCGGACTTCCCAGACGAGTGGGCCGATATCCTGCGAATGCTGGAGGACTTCAGGCTCTATAAGGGCTGGATTGAGGTGGGCGGTGGCAACCGCTCTAACCTCGCCGCATGGGTTGACCACACGTTGGGCGAGCGGGGATGGGTAGAGACGAAGTTCAACACGCAGATCAAGGTTGATGAGATCACCAGGGACAGCCCAACCCACAAAGTGGATTGCTTCCGAAATCGGGTAGCGCTTGAGGTCGAATGGAACAACAAGGATCCGTTCTACGACCGTGACCTCAACAACTTTCGCCTGTTGTTTGACTTGGGCGTGGTCAGTGTCGGGGTTATCTTCACCCGGGCCGACGAGCTGCAAGAGGTGTTCGACGCGATGGGTCGCGGCTCTTCTTACGGGAACAGCACCACCCACATGGGCAAGCTGCTGCCGCGCGTGGAGGGTGGCAGCGGGGGCGGCTGCCCCCTGCTGGTCATCGGTATCAAGAAGTCCCTTTTGACCGACGCCGAGCCGCCCGCTGTGCCGAAGAAAGCGAAGGCGAAGAAGAAGCCCGCACCGGCTCCCCTTTTGGAGCCGCAGCGCGCGGACTAACCGACGGGCTCCGGTCTGCCTGCGAGTGATTGGCGTAGGTGTTCCAGGTCGGCGCGTAGTCGTCCGACTGGTTGCCCCACACGCTCCAGCCCTTGCGCGGGCCACGCGCGAACATCTCCAGGAATGGGCCAGGGCTACACGCCTCAATCAGCGGGTATTGCTCATCGGGCTTGCGGGAGTGCTCGCGCTTCTGCGTTGCTAGGAAGTTCACCTGCGTGCGGCCCGGGTCCAGCGTGCGCGCGTTCTTGCCCCGCACCCCGAACAACAGCAGTTCGGTGACGTTGCGGAAGTAGAAGCCCACCCCCCGGCCGTCTGGCCCGCCGTCCTTTCGGATCTTGTGCCACACGATGTTGGACTTGTAAGAGAACCCCCACGCCTTCATCACTTCCAGGCCTTCGGGTAGCAGCGCGTTGGGCACCCACAGATACAGGTGCGCGGTGTCGGCCACGATTTCGGACACCGGCAGGGCCATGATTTCCGGCAAGTCCATCGTGCCGTAGCGGCTCAACCGCTTGTGTTCTGGGGCCATCTTCCCCGTGCGGTTCTGGAAGCGCCACGGCGGATCCGCCATCACGGTCTTAAAGCCCTTCGACGGGGCCAAGGCCTTGAGTTCTTGGGCCGCCTGCTGGGCGAGGTTTTTCTTGGACACTGGCGGGGGCATTGAGGGAGCAAAAAGATCCTCAATGGTCGCTGGCTGGAGTGCCAAAGGCAAGGGCAATGAGCGCGTCATGACTAAAGACTAGGAGGGCGCGCTCGCACCGGCTGCGACTGAAAAGAGAACGCCCCGGCCACCTTGACGAATGACCGGGGCGAGCTACTTTGAAGGGAAGGCCCCCGGGTGAGTGAAGCCCGGAGGCGAGCTAGGCAGGTGATGACTGCCGAGCCCAGGCGCGGCCCCTAGGGTCACGATAACAAGCCAGGGCCCGACCGCAACCCCCCCTTCCCTCGTCTCCTCTCACTGCCTTGGTGCCCTAGGTAGCCGTAGCACGGTGCCCGGGTGAAACCGGGCCGCGCACAAGGAACGGGCGCCCCATTGAGGGGCTTGGGCTGACCACCACCGGAGTGAGCGGGCTTTGAAGCAGGGGGACAATAGGCGCTGTCTGGCCTTGCAACCTGCGCCTACCCAGGTAGTTCAAGCGTCGCAGAGGCGCGGGGAGTGCTCAATCTGGCCCCGCTCGTGTGCCCTGTCGCGATCCGACTGCCAAGGGGTTGTGGCCCAAGGAAGGAAGCTAGGATGACATTCCCCAGCGACGGCTGGGGAGCGGGCGAGCCCACTGGAGAGACGCCAGGCGAGAGCTTGGTGACAGGACCCAGAGCCGGCGCGGTTGGACCGCGTGAACCTGTCGTAGCGGTGTAGTCCATCTATCACCGTGCCCGACTGTCGGGCCACCTTCGAGGTGGTAACCAGCAGGGGCTAAGTCGCCCCGGCCGCCCTTAAGGCGGAGGTCCCGGGGAGACTTTGCCCTTCATCGTCGGGGGAGCGAAGCGGACCCGGCGATGAAGGGCAAAGCAGGGGGCGCTTTCGTTCTCCGTATCCCTGTTGCAGTTGCAGACACCAGACCCATGCAACCGCAATACCTGGCTTTTCCTTGCTCAAGAAAAGCCTTTGCATGCTCTGGAAAAGCAAACGGGCGAAATTTTTCGACGGCCCCTCTCCTACCGCTTGCGCTTCGTAGCCGCCACCCCTTTCAGTGCCCCCGCGAACTGCCCAGGCGTGTAAGCCGGCAGCGTCACCGGCGGCGAGAACTTCGCGAGCGTTGCCACCCGGTCCGGAAGCGTGCTGCGGTGGATGTAGTGCTTCTCCAGCACGGTCTGCCCCGCCGCGTGTCCCGTCAATGCGCCGATGGCAGCAGCGGACGCGCCGGCCGCGTCTAGACGGTCAGCGAGGGTGTGGCGGAAGCCGTGGAACCCCTGCCCCTTCTCTTCAATGCCCAGGCCCTTGATGTAGGCCGAGAACTGGCGCGACAACTGCCGGCCAAAGCCCAGCCCGGTGGAGTTCGGCAGGTTGGGGAACAACTGCGCATGACCGGCGGCCTTGGCCTCATCGACATACGTCAAAAACCCAGCAGCAACCACCGGCTGGGCCAAGGGCACAAAGCGGCGGCTGTTCCTGTTTTTGACGCTCTGGCCCTTCGCTGCGGCCCGAATGTAGAAGCCAGGCACGCCATCGACCGTTTCCACGTCCTCCACGCGGAGCTGGGCCACCTCATTGACCCGCGCACCAGAGAACAGCCCCAGCATGGAGCCGAACCAGCGATGCGGGTATTTCGATGCCCAGGGCACGAACGCGGGGCCGAAGATGGCCCGCAGTTCATCATCCGAAAACGGCGCGCCGCGGTCCTCGTTGTCGGGCGTGGCGACGGCGCGCACTCCCGCCAGGGGGTTGGTGGCCAAGTCTCCGGAAGCCACCAGCGACACGAAGAACACGGACAAGCGCTGTCGGTGTTTCGCAATGGTCCACGCAGCTGGCGCGGGTTCGCCGTTCTTCTTCGCCAACTCGAAGACCTCAAGCACCGGAAGATCCCGATACTCGGGGCGCTTGGACGCGTTCGAAGGCCACCAGCGCACGGCGGCGAAGAAGGCGCGCACGTGCTCCTGTGTGAGTTCGGCCACCGGCGTGGATGCGCCTACCACTTCGGAGAACAGGCGCAGGGTGTGGCGGCTTTCCAGGATCGTCTTGGCATGTAGCCGAGCGCCCTCCAGGTCGCCCAGGTGTGCCGCGATTGCCATGGACAGGCGCAAGCGACGGCCGGCAGCGGCGGCGGCAATGCGGGCGCTGCTGGCGCTCACTTGAGCGCGGCGCTGCTCAGCCAGAGCCGAGAGCATCGCAACATCTTCGGCCGTGTCCAGCCGAGCGCGATCGATTTTCGTCCCGTCGGAGAAAGTGAGACCTTCCAGGATGAGATCCTTCCGGCCTGCCGCCTGTGCCGCTTCCAATGCCTTCTTCCAATCCACGGTCTGCCCCCTGCGCAGTGCGTCGAACGCATGAGAGAGTGCCACGGCCATGCATGCGGCGACCAGTCGCGCCGCGTCCCCTGGAGGTAGATGGAGCGGACGCACGAGGAAGCGCGACCCCACGACGGGGCGCAAATCCATCGGCACGAGAAAGCGGGCATAGAGCCCGCTTGGACGCGAAAGAAGCAGGGGCTTCGGCACGAAAACGATACCTCAAACGATACCTAAACGGGTCGCTTGAGAAGTCGTTTTTCTTGACTAAAACCCTTGCAAATTCATGCACTTAGGAGCATGATGGGTCTTGAGTGGAGCGGGTGATGGGAATCGAACCCACGTCAGTAGCTTGGGAAGCTACAGCTCTACCATTGAGCTACGCCCGCGTTGCAGGATGAAAGTCTATGCGGAGCGGCCGGTGTTGCGCAATGGCGGCCACCACATCCGCCGGTCAGGGCCCGGCGCTGCCGTGCGACAACGGGGTCGGAGCCCTTCCCCTGCGGAAAGGGCCCCGCCCCCACCGGCATCAGAAGCTGCCGCTGAAGCTGGCGAACAGCGTGGCGTCCTGCGCACGCTTCTGCAGGGTGGT from Stenotrophomonas sp. 704A1 includes these protein-coding regions:
- a CDS encoding MobA/MobL family protein, coding for MKSLSRGKGDSATAAAAYRAGLCLDDPSGARHDYSKKGGVLSVDMLAPDGAPAWATDPRQLWAKVEGHETRKNARVAREVLVALPHELDPEQRRGLAKDLGQLLVERYGVAAQVALHAPDKGGDNRNFHAHILITPRQVGPDGFGNSAAKVLDEFKAGAQELKDLRAAIGARINAALTAAGVASRVDHRRLVDQKAEAAQRGDFGAVAQLDRVPTKHEGKAVTQARRRGERLPRAKRNDRARTASERRFNQHTRRFEDLKAKAAADGRLQLVDEQALHARALLERRKEGAQRLRTAAMAQATPNSPTPKAAVLARAKRPASHKAGASMPRRAAGAAGQQGKGSAAVERAARGKDRVQVENVVVQEAAKQLEELIAEMLARARRALQQPEATPWQRATARTLLETHDAAGEAREAWRRTVEERKQAREAVRRARADRGHYGPPADDPFSRMRRALGHPTAHDRQALDAAETVKRAKVAEAQAKADRDAASRQRQQAEAVAEKARAQFAQAFGMPVPRFDAKPPQQPEPAPTLAPGVEPTPGRTSLQERQRPRMR
- a CDS encoding BglII/BstYI family type II restriction endonuclease yields the protein MAETDFSDFIRANYELHEWRHAVAILKSDFPDEWADILRMLEDFRLYKGWIEVGGGNRSNLAAWVDHTLGERGWVETKFNTQIKVDEITRDSPTHKVDCFRNRVALEVEWNNKDPFYDRDLNNFRLLFDLGVVSVGVIFTRADELQEVFDAMGRGSSYGNSTTHMGKLLPRVEGGSGGGCPLLVIGIKKSLLTDAEPPAVPKKAKAKKKPAPAPLLEPQRAD
- a CDS encoding tyrosine-type recombinase/integrase, whose amino-acid sequence is MPKPLLLSRPSGLYARFLVPMDLRPVVGSRFLVRPLHLPPGDAARLVAACMAVALSHAFDALRRGQTVDWKKALEAAQAAGRKDLILEGLTFSDGTKIDRARLDTAEDVAMLSALAEQRRAQVSASSARIAAAAAGRRLRLSMAIAAHLGDLEGARLHAKTILESRHTLRLFSEVVGASTPVAELTQEHVRAFFAAVRWWPSNASKRPEYRDLPVLEVFELAKKNGEPAPAAWTIAKHRQRLSVFFVSLVASGDLATNPLAGVRAVATPDNEDRGAPFSDDELRAIFGPAFVPWASKYPHRWFGSMLGLFSGARVNEVAQLRVEDVETVDGVPGFYIRAAAKGQSVKNRNSRRFVPLAQPVVAAGFLTYVDEAKAAGHAQLFPNLPNSTGLGFGRQLSRQFSAYIKGLGIEEKGQGFHGFRHTLADRLDAAGASAAAIGALTGHAAGQTVLEKHYIHRSTLPDRVATLAKFSPPVTLPAYTPGQFAGALKGVAATKRKR
- a CDS encoding type 4 pilus major pilin gives rise to the protein MKNKHKRRANGFGLVETLLTLGALSALSLGIYLVLSPASAAAQAKREQDNLRDLSTAVDQSFGLLGSFQGVSASRVVEDGLAPTRMVEGDTLRTSWGTSVTIAPHAVKAAADGFVVVYPFAPADVCPRLAAAVSRDAYDIRVEGVSVYDGGQLNPSAAAAACGQADTATMEFVYHSGLVAGTAVAAPALVLPPAPPSVSPPTSPPIGGPVGPAGPVGPAAPIAPALTAPPVAPPPPLLPPAPPPSSVTTTTPPAVTPPPVTPPTTVAACVVPPAWTQSEARSVACAAGQFGAVTEGRTAQHTFDCPEAWDAPRETVSPWTAWTVTGSTCVNCPAPSTQSEAQWVATPSSCAAGQYGTRSWEREQSRSRGISYNCPAGTTSLPPATVGAWSAWADTGATRNVVNTCAPNACTGPWSPVSSSSGLAVNFASVCLFTNDAGNYQSSVCSYSSGWPAAWSTPPSSLGLYRVETTSAGLMPPAFAKVVLTNNGDTQALELNIPGGSSSGYNGNLSQTISVGGEEFQITLNCWYQPVSMSPPSARCSLFGPRKRTCP
- a CDS encoding conjugal transfer protein TraD codes for the protein MIEAVAKEQAKLLLAEREEQRKRRRAELKQREADRRADAHRKIELGGLVIAAGVDEWNEAEIVGALLAVSEQLAQQPQGRDRLRRKGLDHLEARAASRKAAKQ
- a CDS encoding MT-A70 family methyltransferase, producing MSKKNLAQQAAQELKALAPSKGFKTVMADPPWRFQNRTGKMAPEHKRLSRYGTMDLPEIMALPVSEIVADTAHLYLWVPNALLPEGLEVMKAWGFSYKSNIVWHKIRKDGGPDGRGVGFYFRNVTELLLFGVRGKNARTLDPGRTQVNFLATQKREHSRKPDEQYPLIEACSPGPFLEMFARGPRKGWSVWGNQSDDYAPTWNTYANHSQADRSPSVSPRAAAPKGEPVRASSSPSLSSAQRAARRRSKGTS